In the Engystomops pustulosus chromosome 2, aEngPut4.maternal, whole genome shotgun sequence genome, one interval contains:
- the FAM110D gene encoding protein FAM110D isoform X2, whose protein sequence is MYDSSCASMTPVAHLVPLSGSSGRVTASDRLEADKAKYVKSPQVIHRRQNPAINTNFTPVLSRKLGLLPCSQLQTEHSFNNLFSSITKKGSQKQSDSVFDSYEVFQSSAIPRPSSPEQRQKRDVALSTKENNHEEAGLVFRLLQGTPLLKRSSRFSQNNSQIYNQEVPLSPRSQRGREKSCVCQPPCPTSSKIPKKPLEEQIAFTDFEAQKFFESCGLEGSLLNLLNSYQKGENTSMGSLESMDRVSCALGFAGEEKEEKTPVSVIERNARVIKWIYSCHQAQSIGEQRNKQLTRESTV, encoded by the exons ATGTATGATTCATCTTGTGCTAGCATGACTCCAGTAGCCCATCTTGTACCTCTCAGTGGATCCAGTGGAAGAGTGACTGCATCTGACCGTCTTGAGGCAGATAAAGCCAAATATGTGAAGTCTCCACAGGTTATACATCGCAGGCAAAACCCAGCCATCAACACCAACTTTACCCCTGTGCTGTCAAGGAAACTTGGCCTATTACCTTGTTCACAGCTACAAACTGAACACTCTTTTAACAACCTCTTTAGCTCCATTACTAAAAAGGGATCTCAAAAGCAAAGTGACTCTGTCTTTGATAGTTACGAGGTGTTTCAAAGTTCTGCAATACCAAGACCTTCCTCACCAGAGCAAAG ACAAAAGCGGGATGTGGCACTATCTACCAAAGAAAACAATCATGAAGAGGCAGGActggtcttccgtcttctccaagGTACACCGCTATTAAAGAGAAGTTCCCGGTTTTCACAAAATAACAGTCAGATTTACAACCAAGAGGTACCACTATCACCACGGTCACAAAGAGGGAGGGAAAAATCATGTGTTTGCCAGCCTCCTTGTCCCACATCCTCCAAAATACCAAAAAAACCATTAGAAGAACAAATTGCTTTTACTGATTTTGAAGCCCAAAAATTCTTTGAGAGTTGTGGCTTGGAAGGTAGCTTGTTAAATCTGCTTAATAGCTACCAAAAGGGAGAAAACACATCAATGGGTAGCCTGGAATCCATGGACAGAGTGAGCTGTGCTCTTGGATTTGCaggagaagaaaaagaagaaaagactcCTGTATCTGTAATTGAACGGAATGCCCGTGTAATTAAGTGGATATACAGCTGTCATCAAGCACAAAGCATTGGAGAGCAGAGAAATAAGCAGTTGACAAGGGAATCTACTGTTTAG
- the C2H1orf232 gene encoding uncharacterized protein C1orf232 homolog isoform X3 — METPENDTAEIIEPEKSENGDEVLNMSQLAKKVQGTFGWRTVTSLFTKEEDQGTDQRDEQRPEMSAEQTPSSRTSDSPPQKSSSALWDVFTSRWQQSNTQRSEARGVLAEPPEEHNEAQRAEETPFRWSFLTSKLAELRSKNE, encoded by the exons AATGACACAGCGGAGATTATCGAGCCTGAAAAGTCAGAAAATGGAGATGAAGTGTTAAATATGTCCCAGCTTGcaaaaaag GTTCAGGGAACCTTTGGTTGGAGAACTGTAACTTCATTGTTCACGAAAGAAGAAGATCAAGGAACAGATCAGAGAGATGAGCAAAGACCAGAGATGTCTGCAGAACA GACTCCATCATCACGCACTTCAGACAGCCCTCCACAGAAGAGCTCCTCAGCACTATGGGATGTATTTACTAGTCGGTGGCAACAGAGCAACACTCAGCGTTCGGAAGCAAGAGGAGTACTTGCAGAGCCTCCTGAGGAGCACAATGAAGCTCAGCGTGCAGAGGAGACACCCTTTAGGTGGAGTTTCCTCACTAGTAAACTAGCAGAGTTAAGAAGCAAGAATGAGTAA
- the FAM110D gene encoding protein FAM110D isoform X1 gives MYDSSCASMTPVAHLVPLSGSSGRVTASDRLEADKAKYVKSPQVIHRRQNPAINTNFTPVLSRKLGLLPCSQLQTEHSFNNLFSSITKKGSQKQSDSVFDSYEVFQSSAIPRPSSPEQRFIPKNILSHSPTVIRKQANSRFEPCSHSKSPLSQSFVTSNHQSNVHTSLGSPTANSHCLRRLSGKRMNRPDSLIIYRQKRDVALSTKENNHEEAGLVFRLLQGTPLLKRSSRFSQNNSQIYNQEVPLSPRSQRGREKSCVCQPPCPTSSKIPKKPLEEQIAFTDFEAQKFFESCGLEGSLLNLLNSYQKGENTSMGSLESMDRVSCALGFAGEEKEEKTPVSVIERNARVIKWIYSCHQAQSIGEQRNKQLTRESTV, from the coding sequence ATGTATGATTCATCTTGTGCTAGCATGACTCCAGTAGCCCATCTTGTACCTCTCAGTGGATCCAGTGGAAGAGTGACTGCATCTGACCGTCTTGAGGCAGATAAAGCCAAATATGTGAAGTCTCCACAGGTTATACATCGCAGGCAAAACCCAGCCATCAACACCAACTTTACCCCTGTGCTGTCAAGGAAACTTGGCCTATTACCTTGTTCACAGCTACAAACTGAACACTCTTTTAACAACCTCTTTAGCTCCATTACTAAAAAGGGATCTCAAAAGCAAAGTGACTCTGTCTTTGATAGTTACGAGGTGTTTCAAAGTTCTGCAATACCAAGACCTTCCTCACCAGAGCAAAGGTTTATACCAAAAAATATTCTTTCTCACTCTCCTACTGTGATCAGAAAGCAAGCCAATTCCAGGTTTGAGCCATGTAGTCATAGCAAATCTCCTTTGTCCCAGAGTTTTGTCACATCCAACCACCAAAGTAATGTGCACACATCACTTGGGTCTCCAACAGCCAATTCTCACTGTCTACGGAGATTAAGTGGTAAAAGGATGAACCGACCAGATTCTCTTATTATTTACAGACAAAAGCGGGATGTGGCACTATCTACCAAAGAAAACAATCATGAAGAGGCAGGActggtcttccgtcttctccaagGTACACCGCTATTAAAGAGAAGTTCCCGGTTTTCACAAAATAACAGTCAGATTTACAACCAAGAGGTACCACTATCACCACGGTCACAAAGAGGGAGGGAAAAATCATGTGTTTGCCAGCCTCCTTGTCCCACATCCTCCAAAATACCAAAAAAACCATTAGAAGAACAAATTGCTTTTACTGATTTTGAAGCCCAAAAATTCTTTGAGAGTTGTGGCTTGGAAGGTAGCTTGTTAAATCTGCTTAATAGCTACCAAAAGGGAGAAAACACATCAATGGGTAGCCTGGAATCCATGGACAGAGTGAGCTGTGCTCTTGGATTTGCaggagaagaaaaagaagaaaagactcCTGTATCTGTAATTGAACGGAATGCCCGTGTAATTAAGTGGATATACAGCTGTCATCAAGCACAAAGCATTGGAGAGCAGAGAAATAAGCAGTTGACAAGGGAATCTACTGTTTAG
- the C2H1orf232 gene encoding uncharacterized protein C1orf232 homolog isoform X1, translating to MSQSFWKVYKAKVLQTFNAEHDEEAFEENDTAEIIEPEKSENGDEVLNMSQLAKKVQGTFGWRTVTSLFTKEEDQGTDQRDEQRPEMSAEQTPSSRTSDSPPQKSSSALWDVFTSRWQQSNTQRSEARGVLAEPPEEHNEAQRAEETPFRWSFLTSKLAELRSKNE from the exons ATGAGCCAAAGCTTCTGGAAAGTTTATAAAGCAAAAGTTCTTCAGACATTCAATGCAGAGCACGATGAAGAAGCATTTGAAGAG AATGACACAGCGGAGATTATCGAGCCTGAAAAGTCAGAAAATGGAGATGAAGTGTTAAATATGTCCCAGCTTGcaaaaaag GTTCAGGGAACCTTTGGTTGGAGAACTGTAACTTCATTGTTCACGAAAGAAGAAGATCAAGGAACAGATCAGAGAGATGAGCAAAGACCAGAGATGTCTGCAGAACA GACTCCATCATCACGCACTTCAGACAGCCCTCCACAGAAGAGCTCCTCAGCACTATGGGATGTATTTACTAGTCGGTGGCAACAGAGCAACACTCAGCGTTCGGAAGCAAGAGGAGTACTTGCAGAGCCTCCTGAGGAGCACAATGAAGCTCAGCGTGCAGAGGAGACACCCTTTAGGTGGAGTTTCCTCACTAGTAAACTAGCAGAGTTAAGAAGCAAGAATGAGTAA